The Candidatus Scalindua japonica genome includes the window TCCATTTCCTGTTTCCTTTAAAATTTCTACACCCGTTTCCGGATGCTTTTTAATCTTTTCATATTCTTCTTTTGTCAATTTACCTTTTTTATTAAGGATATCAGTGCTGATCCTGGTCTTGCCGATATCATGCAGGAGAATACCTGAACAGAAGTGCTTTAAGTCTTCGTTTTTAAAACCAAGTTCCTTGGCAAATAGAGTCCCTACGGCGGCGACATTAACTGAATGTGTATAGGTGTAATATTCATGAATTGCAATGTTAAGCAGGCTGCGTGCGGCTCTGCCTTCCTGAAGAATATAGTCAACCATGTTGTAAGCAAATGTCTTTGTCCTTTCGATATTTCCGGCTCTTGGATCATTGAAGAGATCTTTGACCAGATTTGTGGCAGCGCTATGTACAATTTTTGTTCGTTGACTGGGAGGGATCCTTACATCAGTTATGATTTCCTGGAAATTATTTTCCAGATATTCATAATATTTCTGCTGGTCGTCCTTCTTAATAAATAGTCTACTGATATTTTTCTCGCACAGCATTCCTTTTTTGTTGTCCCCAAATACGATATCATCTTTACAATACAAAACATATCGATTTTCAAACTTTGTTTTTATCCG containing:
- a CDS encoding HD-GYP domain-containing protein yields the protein MADYLPVNSNSLRSDTTIGCDLYLRIKTKFENRYVLYCKDDIVFGDNKKGMLCEKNISRLFIKKDDQQKYYEYLENNFQEIITDVRIPPSQRTKIVHSAATNLVKDLFNDPRAGNIERTKTFAYNMVDYILQEGRAARSLLNIAIHEYYTYTHSVNVAAVGTLFAKELGFKNEDLKHFCSGILLHDIGKTRISTDILNKKGKLTKEEYEKIKKHPETGVEILKETGNGFTDEYLITLQHHENYDGTGYPHGLGKDEIHHTGKIARIIDVYDALTTTRSYAQAKRPFAALVEMKEKMINCFDKELFVEFIRFSGPYDQRAKQRKNNKVH